In Candidatus Eisenbacteria bacterium, the following are encoded in one genomic region:
- a CDS encoding DUF4390 domain-containing protein: protein MLPALPCSRRLLRVHRITLASAACAWLWATHALALEVRLSTARERGGYIYVAATVSEPFSERIGESLQRGMPATLELRTELWRRRNGWFDRLESGYQAQMRIQYEAWNEQFRIEGPRGQTFRVNTLDSAASTVSRPWAVPVGRVGALVPSARYYVVVHAVLKPLSVEDVAEVEGWLSGEVKTQRGAGLGVITELPRSLFDAVRNFAGFGDQRTRSVSDEFGLRDLFPATP, encoded by the coding sequence GTGCTCCCCGCGCTCCCCTGCTCACGGCGCCTGCTTCGGGTGCACCGGATCACCTTGGCTTCCGCGGCGTGCGCGTGGCTGTGGGCCACGCATGCGCTGGCGCTGGAGGTCCGCCTGTCGACGGCGCGGGAGCGCGGCGGCTACATCTATGTCGCCGCGACGGTGAGCGAGCCCTTCAGCGAGCGAATCGGTGAGAGCCTGCAGCGCGGCATGCCGGCGACTCTGGAGCTCCGAACGGAGCTATGGCGCCGGCGAAACGGCTGGTTCGACCGTCTCGAGAGCGGCTATCAAGCGCAGATGCGGATCCAGTACGAAGCGTGGAACGAGCAGTTCCGCATCGAAGGTCCGCGCGGGCAGACGTTTCGTGTGAACACGCTCGATTCCGCAGCCAGCACGGTCTCTCGGCCCTGGGCGGTGCCGGTGGGCCGCGTCGGCGCCCTCGTGCCGTCGGCGCGCTACTACGTGGTGGTTCACGCGGTGCTCAAGCCGCTGAGCGTCGAGGACGTGGCGGAAGTGGAAGGCTGGCTCTCGGGCGAGGTCAAGACGCAGCGTGGCGCCGGACTCGGCGTGATCACCGAGCTGCCGCGCTCGCTGTTCGACGCGGTGCGGAATTTCGCGGGCTTCGGCGATCAGCGCACGCGCTCGGTCTCGGACGAATTCGGGCTGAGGGATCTGTTCCCCGCGACGCCCTGA
- a CDS encoding zf-HC2 domain-containing protein, translated as MINRCRESRHVQDYLDAELAEARALAFEEHLQTCAGCAGEVAAYRAMFASLEVSLEDFAIVDPGPSLTERILDRVVPSRLRRRWVQAIGWVYGVSSAVATFAVVSWLTRPTTPVWLAQSYSELSLRVMQSVLFAFQVVTRSGFELLQGWDFVGRLVAIVSPIARALTRPLADPTLGAITAAAMVACVLLLWWMRPRAGEAREGVRNVSLLGF; from the coding sequence GTGATCAACCGTTGCCGAGAATCCCGCCACGTTCAGGACTACCTCGATGCCGAGCTCGCAGAAGCACGCGCGCTCGCCTTCGAAGAGCACCTGCAGACGTGCGCGGGTTGCGCGGGCGAAGTGGCCGCCTACCGCGCGATGTTCGCCTCGCTCGAAGTCTCTCTCGAGGACTTCGCGATCGTGGATCCCGGGCCGTCCCTCACCGAGCGCATTCTCGACCGGGTCGTCCCTTCGCGGCTTCGCCGCCGCTGGGTGCAGGCGATCGGCTGGGTCTATGGGGTGTCGTCGGCCGTGGCCACGTTCGCGGTGGTCTCGTGGCTCACGCGACCGACCACGCCGGTCTGGCTGGCGCAGAGCTACAGCGAGCTCTCGTTGCGGGTGATGCAGTCGGTGCTCTTCGCTTTCCAGGTCGTGACGCGCTCGGGATTCGAGCTCCTGCAGGGATGGGATTTCGTGGGAAGGCTCGTCGCCATCGTCTCGCCGATCGCCCGCGCGCTCACGCGGCCGCTCGCCGATCCGACCCTGGGTGCGATCACCGCGGCCGCGATGGTGGCCTGCGTGCTGCTGCTATGGTGGATGCGTCCGCGGGCCGGTGAGGCCAGGGAGGGGGTCCGGAATGTCAGCCTTCTGGGATTCTAA
- a CDS encoding sigma-70 family RNA polymerase sigma factor, translated as MSQPEAGLIRRCLAGDEKAYRELVEMYQPRIYSLSLRMVRRSEDAQDVTQETFVRMFRALDRYDPQRPFAAWLFSIASRLSIDHIRRRKHQPIPLTQRDRDDEEYTIDVEDPGLKPDEVASRSEEEDRTRTLIDSLPPHYRIVVLLRHQQDLSYEEIAQSLHLPLGTVKARIHRARALLKERIEKNP; from the coding sequence GTGAGCCAACCCGAGGCGGGACTCATCCGTAGGTGCCTCGCGGGGGACGAGAAGGCCTACCGGGAGCTGGTCGAGATGTACCAGCCCCGCATCTACTCGCTCTCCCTCCGCATGGTTCGGCGGTCCGAAGATGCTCAAGACGTCACGCAGGAGACTTTCGTTCGCATGTTCCGAGCCCTCGATCGTTACGACCCCCAGCGCCCGTTCGCGGCCTGGCTGTTCAGCATCGCTTCGCGGCTGAGCATCGATCACATCCGCCGGCGGAAGCATCAGCCCATCCCGCTGACGCAGCGCGATCGCGACGATGAGGAGTACACGATCGATGTCGAGGATCCGGGTCTCAAGCCCGACGAAGTGGCGTCCCGCAGCGAAGAGGAGGATCGGACCAGGACGCTCATCGACTCGCTGCCGCCCCATTACCGAATCGTCGTCCTGCTCCGACATCAGCAGGACTTGTCCTATGAAGAGATCGCCCAGTCGTTGCACCTGCCGCTCGGAACCGTGAAGGCGCGGATCCACCGGGCGCGAGCGTTGCTCAAGGAAAGAATCGAGAAGAACCCGTGA
- the eno gene encoding phosphopyruvate hydratase yields the protein MTLIAGLRAREILDSRGNPTLEVECHLDSGASGRAAVPSGASTGEHEALELRDGGARYLGKGVETAVHNVCEHIAPAVLGRDPGDQAGLDQLLLELDGTPNKGKLGANALLGASLAVAKAAAAESGASLYRHLGGVQARLLPVPLMNVLNGGAHADNNVDLQEFMIVPLGASSFREALRWGAEVFHSLKGVLKKSGRSTAVGDEGGFAPDLDSNEAALQVLVEAIQKAGYEPGRQVALALDVAASELFRDGVYVLQGEKGRRLDAAGLVGYYADLCGRYPIVSIEDGLAEDDWAGWKVLTDKLGRRIQLVGDDLFVTNVERLGRGIREGIGNSILVKLNQIGTLSETLDAVAMAQGAGYTAVISHRSGETEDVTIADLAVATRAGQIKTGSLCRTDRVAKYNQLLRIEEELGEAARYPGRAAFRTLD from the coding sequence ATGACGTTGATCGCCGGCCTCCGAGCGCGCGAGATCCTCGATTCCCGGGGCAACCCCACCCTCGAAGTGGAATGCCACCTCGACAGCGGCGCTTCGGGCCGTGCCGCGGTGCCCTCCGGCGCGTCCACGGGCGAGCACGAGGCCCTGGAGCTCAGGGACGGCGGCGCACGGTACCTCGGGAAGGGTGTCGAGACCGCGGTGCACAACGTCTGTGAGCACATCGCCCCCGCCGTGCTCGGCCGCGACCCGGGCGATCAGGCCGGCCTCGACCAGCTCCTGCTCGAGCTCGACGGCACGCCCAACAAGGGAAAGCTAGGCGCCAACGCTCTCCTCGGCGCTTCGCTCGCGGTCGCCAAGGCGGCCGCCGCGGAAAGCGGCGCGTCGCTGTATCGCCACCTGGGCGGCGTGCAGGCTCGCCTGCTCCCGGTGCCGCTCATGAACGTCCTGAACGGCGGAGCGCACGCCGACAACAACGTCGACCTCCAGGAGTTCATGATCGTTCCACTCGGCGCGTCCTCGTTTCGCGAGGCGCTGCGCTGGGGCGCCGAGGTCTTCCACAGCCTGAAGGGCGTGCTCAAGAAGTCCGGGCGATCGACCGCGGTCGGGGACGAAGGAGGCTTCGCCCCGGACCTCGATTCGAACGAGGCGGCGCTGCAGGTGCTGGTCGAGGCGATCCAGAAGGCCGGCTACGAGCCCGGCCGACAGGTGGCGCTGGCGCTCGACGTGGCGGCGAGCGAGCTCTTTCGGGACGGCGTGTACGTGCTGCAGGGCGAGAAAGGACGGCGGCTCGACGCCGCCGGCCTGGTCGGCTACTACGCCGACCTCTGCGGCCGCTATCCGATCGTGAGCATCGAAGACGGGCTCGCCGAGGATGACTGGGCGGGCTGGAAGGTGCTCACCGACAAGCTGGGCCGCCGCATCCAGCTCGTGGGCGACGACCTGTTCGTCACCAATGTCGAGCGGCTCGGCCGCGGGATTCGCGAGGGGATTGGCAATTCCATACTCGTCAAGCTCAACCAGATCGGAACGCTGAGCGAGACGCTCGATGCGGTCGCGATGGCGCAGGGCGCGGGTTACACCGCCGTGATCTCGCACCGCTCGGGAGAGACCGAGGACGTGACGATCGCGGATCTCGCCGTGGCCACGCGCGCCGGACAGATCAAGACCGGATCGCTGTGCCGCACCGACCGGGTCGCGAAGTACAATCAGCTCCTGCGCATCGAAGAGGAGCTGGGCGAGGCGGCGCGTTACCCCGGACGCGCAGCCTTCCGCACCCTCGACTGA
- a CDS encoding septum formation initiator family protein, translating to MAAGKDKDVRDIGARIQRYRLSRYESPSGRPRRIAWMWPLLGLWAIYAGVLGEHSWFRIWRLGQESERIQRELSATRAELDRLEHQLHDAGARREIGEKVLRERNGFVGKGEILYRIPARDTLRD from the coding sequence ATGGCGGCCGGAAAGGACAAGGACGTGCGAGACATCGGCGCCCGCATTCAGCGCTATCGCCTTTCCCGTTATGAAAGTCCCTCGGGCCGGCCGCGCCGCATCGCCTGGATGTGGCCGCTGCTCGGGTTATGGGCGATCTACGCGGGCGTGCTCGGCGAGCACAGCTGGTTCCGCATCTGGCGGCTGGGACAGGAGAGCGAGCGCATCCAGCGGGAGCTTTCCGCGACGCGCGCCGAGCTCGATCGCCTCGAGCACCAGCTCCACGACGCCGGAGCCAGGCGCGAGATCGGCGAGAAGGTGCTGCGGGAGCGGAACGGATTCGTCGGCAAGGGCGAGATCCTCTACAGGATTCCCGCCCGCGACACCCTGCGCGACTGA
- a CDS encoding cytochrome c oxidase subunit 3, with protein sequence MHLVGGPVRRRFGSNALLGTALFVFTEIMFFAGFVSAFVIVESSSAPGAWPPPGQPRLPVAQTAINTVALLVSGAALFMAGRRFHVARPGSAERWMAASVILGSFFVLAQGVEWVRLLKQGLTLTSSQLGSFFYVIVGTHALHAIAAILFMVLAWQAMRSGSLTRPRLSAVQLFWYFVVLVWPVLYWQVYL encoded by the coding sequence CTGCATCTCGTCGGCGGCCCTGTCCGTCGACGCTTCGGAAGCAACGCCCTGCTCGGAACGGCGCTCTTCGTCTTCACCGAGATCATGTTCTTCGCCGGCTTCGTGTCGGCGTTCGTGATCGTGGAGAGCAGCTCGGCTCCCGGCGCATGGCCGCCTCCCGGGCAGCCTCGCCTTCCGGTCGCCCAGACCGCCATCAATACGGTGGCCCTGCTCGTGAGCGGCGCCGCCTTGTTCATGGCGGGACGGCGCTTCCACGTCGCCCGGCCGGGATCGGCCGAGCGCTGGATGGCGGCTTCCGTGATCCTCGGCTCGTTCTTCGTGCTCGCACAGGGTGTGGAGTGGGTGCGACTGTTGAAGCAAGGGCTGACGCTGACGTCCAGCCAGCTCGGATCGTTCTTCTATGTCATCGTCGGAACCCATGCGCTCCACGCCATCGCGGCGATCCTGTTCATGGTGCTCGCGTGGCAGGCGATGAGGTCCGGGAGCCTGACCCGGCCGCGGCTCTCGGCGGTCCAGCTCTTCTGGTACTTCGTGGTTCTGGTCTGGCCGGTGCTCTACTGGCAGGTGTACCTGTGA
- a CDS encoding cytochrome C oxidase subunit IV family protein produces the protein MSAHAEAHGAHHRNYVKIWAILSGLLVVSVIGPMFGIRVVTIVTAFGIALVKAYLVAKNFMHLDIEKPIVKWLLSLALIIMVLLYTMVAPDVEKSSGQHWVKDKGFHHVRDGAGKSHGHEPKKENQHGSDHR, from the coding sequence ATGTCCGCCCACGCCGAGGCGCACGGAGCCCATCACCGTAACTACGTCAAGATCTGGGCGATTCTCAGCGGCCTTCTGGTCGTCAGCGTGATTGGCCCGATGTTCGGCATCCGCGTGGTCACGATCGTCACCGCCTTCGGGATCGCGCTGGTGAAGGCCTACCTGGTGGCGAAGAACTTCATGCACCTCGACATCGAGAAGCCGATCGTCAAATGGCTCCTGAGCCTGGCGCTGATCATCATGGTCCTGCTCTACACCATGGTGGCGCCCGACGTGGAGAAGAGCTCCGGCCAGCACTGGGTCAAGGACAAGGGCTTCCACCACGTCCGAGACGGCGCGGGCAAGAGTCACGGACACGAGCCGAAGAAGGAGAACCAGCACGGGTCGGACCACCGCTGA
- a CDS encoding cytochrome c oxidase subunit 3: protein MSVKTIATQRSAMGIPTGRLAIWWVLVSEVVIFGGILVSYVMHRLGHPEWADEASHTNTWLGAFNTLVLLTSSLSAVLGHKAAEQGNGKKAANMLYLTSLGGLTFLVVKSFEWTAEIRAGFTLQAGGFWSYYYTAAGLHAFHVLCGVIIMLFVAHTAKKNQELHRVENIGIYWHFVDIVWIFLFPLLYIAK from the coding sequence TTGAGCGTCAAGACCATCGCCACCCAGCGGAGCGCCATGGGGATTCCCACCGGCCGTCTGGCCATCTGGTGGGTGCTGGTCTCGGAAGTGGTGATCTTCGGCGGGATCCTCGTGTCGTACGTCATGCACCGGCTCGGTCATCCGGAGTGGGCCGACGAGGCGTCGCACACGAACACATGGCTCGGAGCGTTCAACACGCTGGTGCTGCTGACCTCGAGCCTCTCCGCGGTGCTCGGCCACAAGGCCGCCGAGCAAGGGAACGGCAAGAAAGCCGCCAACATGCTCTACCTCACCTCGCTGGGCGGCCTCACGTTCCTGGTGGTGAAGTCGTTCGAGTGGACGGCCGAGATTCGTGCGGGCTTCACCCTGCAGGCGGGCGGCTTCTGGTCCTACTACTACACGGCGGCCGGCCTGCACGCGTTCCACGTGCTGTGCGGCGTGATCATCATGCTGTTCGTGGCCCACACCGCGAAGAAGAACCAGGAGCTTCACCGCGTCGAGAACATCGGGATCTACTGGCATTTCGTCGACATCGTCTGGATCTTCCTCTTCCCGCTGCTGTACATCGCCAAGTAG
- a CDS encoding cbb3-type cytochrome c oxidase subunit I, translating to MAHAHTEAHPVGAHAGHHEESFVKKYLLSTDHKIIAFQYMFTGMALALVAAFMAYVFRMQLAFPGSSVPGFGMVSPHQYNALITNHGTLMVFWVAMPVLVAAFGNYLIPLMIGADDMVFPRINRLSFQVFFLSAVVLVASLFVQNGGFGGAWTAYPPLSASGKYNQTPIGATMWVIAVGLEFVAFLLGGINFIVTAMNSRTKGMRAFDVPIVVWCIVIASILFMASVGPLIAGAVMLIFDQTLGTSFFNPSRGGDPILWQHLFWFFGHPEVYVVLLPAVGIVAEVMCVFARKKLFAYKTVIYTIIATGVLSFFVWAHHQFVAGIDPRMANVFTVTTVLISIPIAEMCFAYIATLYGGSITLSTPMLWALAFLAEFLIGGVTGIYLGASGLDIFFHDTYFVVAHFHYTFFPIAVIAVMAGVTFWFPKMFGRHLNEFWGKVHFWGTVIPFNGIFIPLFVLGAAGEHRRIFDYTNFPELATPELQFLRIFATVSLLVMLAFQPVFLINFIGSAIRGRKAEKNPFHSTTLEWTTESPPPHGNWTEYPTVYRGPYEYGVPGRDKDYWPQNEKD from the coding sequence ATGGCCCACGCGCATACCGAGGCCCATCCGGTAGGAGCCCACGCCGGGCACCACGAGGAGTCCTTCGTCAAGAAGTACCTCCTCTCCACCGACCACAAGATCATCGCCTTCCAGTACATGTTCACGGGAATGGCGCTGGCGCTGGTCGCCGCGTTCATGGCCTACGTATTCCGCATGCAGCTCGCGTTCCCTGGATCCTCGGTGCCGGGATTCGGGATGGTGTCGCCGCACCAGTACAACGCGCTGATCACGAACCACGGCACCCTCATGGTCTTCTGGGTGGCCATGCCGGTGCTGGTGGCCGCGTTCGGGAACTACCTCATTCCGCTCATGATCGGCGCGGACGACATGGTCTTCCCGCGCATCAACCGTCTCAGCTTCCAGGTCTTCTTCCTCAGCGCGGTGGTGCTGGTGGCTTCCCTGTTCGTTCAGAACGGAGGCTTCGGAGGCGCCTGGACCGCCTATCCGCCGCTGTCGGCCAGCGGGAAGTACAACCAGACTCCGATCGGCGCGACGATGTGGGTGATCGCGGTCGGGCTCGAGTTCGTCGCGTTCCTGCTCGGCGGCATCAACTTCATCGTGACCGCGATGAATTCGCGGACGAAGGGGATGCGCGCCTTCGACGTGCCGATCGTGGTGTGGTGCATCGTGATCGCCAGCATCCTGTTCATGGCCAGCGTCGGCCCGCTGATCGCCGGCGCAGTCATGCTGATCTTCGATCAGACCCTGGGCACCAGCTTCTTCAACCCTTCGCGGGGCGGGGACCCGATCCTCTGGCAGCACCTGTTCTGGTTCTTCGGCCATCCCGAGGTGTACGTCGTGCTGCTGCCGGCGGTCGGAATCGTGGCCGAGGTGATGTGCGTCTTCGCGCGCAAGAAGCTGTTCGCCTACAAGACGGTGATCTACACCATCATCGCCACCGGCGTGCTCAGCTTCTTCGTGTGGGCGCACCACCAGTTCGTGGCCGGAATCGACCCGCGCATGGCCAACGTGTTCACCGTCACGACGGTGCTCATCTCGATCCCGATCGCCGAGATGTGCTTCGCCTACATCGCCACGCTCTACGGCGGCTCGATCACGCTGTCGACGCCGATGCTGTGGGCGCTCGCGTTCCTGGCCGAGTTCCTGATCGGCGGCGTCACCGGCATCTACCTGGGCGCGAGCGGTCTCGACATCTTCTTCCACGACACCTATTTCGTGGTCGCCCACTTCCACTACACGTTCTTCCCGATCGCAGTGATCGCGGTGATGGCCGGCGTGACCTTCTGGTTCCCCAAGATGTTCGGACGCCATCTCAACGAGTTCTGGGGCAAGGTGCACTTCTGGGGAACGGTCATCCCCTTCAACGGCATCTTCATTCCGCTGTTCGTGCTCGGCGCGGCCGGCGAGCACCGCCGCATCTTCGACTACACGAACTTTCCCGAGCTGGCGACGCCCGAGCTTCAGTTCTTGCGTATCTTCGCCACGGTGTCGCTGCTCGTCATGCTGGCCTTCCAGCCGGTCTTCCTGATCAACTTCATCGGCAGCGCGATCCGCGGCCGCAAGGCCGAGAAGAACCCGTTCCACTCGACCACGCTCGAGTGGACCACGGAGTCGCCGCCGCCGCACGGCAATTGGACCGAGTACCCGACCGTCTATCGCGGACCCTACGAATACGGAGTGCCGGGACGCGACAAGGACTACTGGCCTCAGAACGAAAAGGACTAG
- a CDS encoding cytochrome C oxidase subunit II: MLLKIVPPLASNFAAQNDQLFILITILVGVWFIAAEAMFFWLIFRFRARPNVATQYITGKEKHLHRWVSWPHFLILVCDVVIIIAAVQLWVRVKQTLPAADRTVRVVAQQWAWTFTDPGADGVLDTPDDVRTTDELHLLLNKRYHFLLESKDVLHSFFVPSFRLKQDAIPGRIYTGWFETTRAGTYDILCAEICGIGHGVMGAKLVVEGEAEHATWLQRHAHDAALAALNTVNTAPADTASTPAAPATAGAH; the protein is encoded by the coding sequence ATGCTGCTCAAGATCGTCCCGCCCCTCGCCTCCAACTTCGCCGCCCAGAACGACCAGCTGTTCATCCTCATCACCATTCTCGTGGGCGTGTGGTTCATCGCCGCCGAGGCGATGTTCTTCTGGCTCATCTTCCGCTTTCGCGCGCGGCCCAACGTGGCCACGCAGTACATCACGGGCAAGGAGAAGCACCTGCACCGGTGGGTGAGCTGGCCCCACTTCCTCATCCTGGTCTGCGATGTGGTGATCATCATCGCGGCGGTCCAGCTGTGGGTGCGGGTGAAGCAGACGCTGCCGGCCGCCGACCGCACCGTGCGGGTGGTCGCGCAGCAATGGGCGTGGACCTTCACCGATCCGGGCGCCGACGGGGTGCTCGACACCCCCGACGACGTACGCACGACCGACGAGCTGCACCTGCTGCTCAACAAGCGATATCACTTCCTGCTCGAGTCGAAGGACGTGCTGCACAGCTTCTTCGTGCCGTCTTTTCGTCTCAAGCAGGACGCCATCCCCGGGCGCATCTACACGGGCTGGTTCGAGACCACCAGGGCGGGCACCTACGACATCCTGTGCGCGGAGATCTGCGGCATCGGCCACGGCGTGATGGGGGCCAAGCTGGTGGTCGAGGGCGAGGCGGAACACGCCACGTGGCTTCAGCGGCACGCCCATGACGCGGCCCTTGCCGCATTGAACACCGTGAACACCGCACCCGCGGACACCGCGTCGACGCCCGCTGCTCCGGCCACCGCCGGGGCGCACTGA
- a CDS encoding c-type cytochrome translates to MRLEIVALRKVYAGLLAVAALALAWGCAAPPIGMARGKELFESCQPCHGQRGGGDLALRTPAIAGLPAWYLTAELAKFKGNIRGAHPDDNEGHRMRPMARALYRQGDIESVAEYVSKLPPVAVKPALTGGDVTAGQTQYMAICVACHGPDGKGNQAMNAPPLVNQSDWYMVSQLKKFKTGMRGAHPEDISGSQMRAMSSTLTDTTAMHNVVAFIKTLTP, encoded by the coding sequence GTGAGACTGGAGATCGTTGCCTTGCGCAAGGTCTACGCCGGTTTGCTCGCAGTCGCCGCTCTGGCGCTCGCGTGGGGCTGCGCCGCGCCACCGATTGGCATGGCGCGCGGCAAGGAGCTCTTCGAGAGCTGCCAGCCTTGCCATGGGCAGCGTGGAGGGGGAGATCTGGCGCTCCGGACCCCGGCGATCGCCGGCCTTCCGGCCTGGTACCTCACGGCCGAGCTCGCCAAGTTCAAGGGCAACATCCGCGGCGCTCATCCCGACGACAACGAGGGTCATCGAATGCGTCCCATGGCGCGCGCGCTCTATCGACAGGGCGACATCGAGTCGGTGGCCGAGTACGTCTCCAAGCTTCCGCCGGTCGCGGTGAAGCCGGCGCTGACCGGCGGGGACGTCACGGCGGGACAGACGCAGTACATGGCGATCTGCGTGGCGTGCCATGGTCCCGATGGCAAGGGCAACCAGGCCATGAACGCGCCGCCGCTCGTGAACCAGTCCGACTGGTACATGGTGTCGCAGCTCAAGAAGTTCAAGACCGGCATGCGCGGCGCTCACCCCGAGGACATCTCGGGATCGCAGATGCGGGCCATGTCGTCCACGCTCACCGACACCACGGCCATGCACAACGTCGTGGCCTTCATCAAGACTCTGACGCCCTAG
- a CDS encoding heme o synthase, producing MSLVTPYPPVTLARAARACFELTKPRIVSLVLFTALPALFLAGGRVPSPRIFWGALIGIGLSAASAAAFNHYFDRDIDGLMVRTRTRPLPSGVLPPAVAAALGLTLAWFSWVVLCVACNPFSAWIAMLSIFYYAVIYTVWLKRRTPQNIVIGGVPGASAPLIAWVAVTGRMELPAVLLFAIIFLWTPPHFWALSLFRRDDYLRAGLPMLPVTHGEPATRRQILIYSIVLALASLAIGPLAGLGPATWGTAALLGAWFVLGAWQLDRSPSIARAMSLFRFSILYLFVLFLVMTADAWWRVRGA from the coding sequence ATGAGCCTGGTCACGCCCTATCCGCCGGTCACGCTCGCCCGCGCGGCGCGCGCCTGCTTCGAGCTCACCAAGCCGCGCATCGTCTCGCTCGTGCTGTTCACCGCGCTTCCGGCGCTGTTCCTGGCCGGTGGCCGGGTGCCGTCGCCACGGATCTTCTGGGGCGCGCTGATCGGGATCGGGCTCTCGGCGGCGTCGGCCGCGGCCTTCAACCACTATTTCGACCGCGACATCGACGGGCTCATGGTGCGCACCCGCACCCGGCCGCTGCCTTCCGGCGTGCTGCCGCCCGCAGTGGCGGCGGCGCTGGGGCTGACGCTGGCCTGGTTCTCCTGGGTGGTGCTGTGCGTGGCCTGCAATCCCTTCTCCGCGTGGATCGCGATGCTCAGCATCTTCTACTACGCCGTGATCTACACGGTGTGGCTCAAGCGGCGCACCCCTCAGAACATCGTGATCGGCGGCGTCCCCGGCGCCTCCGCGCCGCTGATCGCCTGGGTCGCCGTCACCGGACGGATGGAGCTGCCCGCGGTGCTGCTGTTCGCGATCATCTTCCTGTGGACGCCGCCGCACTTCTGGGCGCTGTCGCTCTTCCGCCGCGACGATTATCTGCGCGCTGGTCTTCCGATGCTGCCGGTGACCCACGGCGAGCCCGCGACGCGCCGGCAGATCCTGATCTACTCCATCGTGCTTGCCTTGGCCTCGCTGGCGATCGGGCCTCTGGCCGGCCTCGGTCCCGCGACGTGGGGGACCGCCGCGCTGCTCGGCGCCTGGTTCGTGCTCGGGGCGTGGCAGCTCGATCGCTCGCCGAGCATCGCGCGCGCGATGTCGCTCTTCCGCTTCTCGATTCTCTATCTGTTCGTGCTCTTCCTGGTCATGACCGCGGACGCCTGGTGGCGCGTGCGCGGAGCATGA
- a CDS encoding COX15/CtaA family protein: MSVSAKFRFASQLGLATVVLMYALIVLGSIVRTTGSGLACPDWPLCQGRLFPPLEMNAMIEWFHRLAALLVSLLLAATTAWIAFHRELRARLGALAGTAMLLLCAQILLGALTVWKLLDPAIVGGHLAVALLLFSSVVMLTLVAGREASEATMPEPRPVGLFPALGLASLLIYGQAVIGGMVSASGASLACPDWPTCAGEWLPPMHGLVGIHMAHRLGAYMLTAYLVVVAWMARRSGDPLVASVGPVLLGLTLGQVVLGVLNIWVGIQVWLSALHLANATGMLAVAIATTFRVASMPRRVALPMLPAS, encoded by the coding sequence GTGTCGGTCAGCGCCAAGTTCCGCTTCGCCTCTCAGCTCGGCCTGGCGACCGTCGTGCTGATGTACGCCCTCATCGTCCTGGGCTCCATCGTCCGCACCACGGGATCGGGTCTCGCGTGTCCCGACTGGCCGCTGTGCCAGGGACGGCTGTTCCCGCCGCTCGAGATGAACGCGATGATCGAGTGGTTCCACCGTCTGGCGGCGCTGCTGGTGAGCCTGCTGCTCGCGGCCACGACCGCCTGGATCGCCTTCCACCGTGAGCTGCGCGCGCGGCTCGGCGCCCTGGCTGGAACCGCGATGCTGCTCCTCTGTGCCCAGATCCTGCTCGGCGCGCTCACGGTGTGGAAGCTGCTCGATCCGGCGATCGTGGGCGGGCATCTGGCGGTGGCGCTGCTCCTCTTCTCCTCGGTGGTGATGCTGACGCTGGTGGCCGGCCGGGAGGCGAGCGAGGCCACGATGCCCGAGCCGCGCCCGGTCGGTCTCTTTCCGGCCCTGGGGCTCGCGAGCCTCCTGATCTACGGACAGGCGGTGATCGGCGGAATGGTCAGCGCCAGCGGGGCCAGTCTCGCGTGCCCCGACTGGCCCACGTGCGCGGGGGAGTGGCTGCCGCCCATGCACGGCCTGGTCGGTATCCACATGGCGCATCGTCTCGGCGCGTATATGCTGACCGCCTATCTGGTGGTGGTGGCGTGGATGGCGCGCCGCTCCGGCGATCCGCTGGTGGCCAGCGTCGGCCCGGTGCTGCTGGGGCTCACGCTCGGGCAGGTGGTGCTCGGCGTCCTCAATATCTGGGTCGGCATCCAGGTCTGGCTCTCCGCGCTCCATCTCGCCAACGCCACGGGCATGCTCGCGGTTGCGATCGCCACCACGTTCCGGGTCGCCTCGATGCCGCGCCGCGTCGCGCTCCCCATGCTGCCCGCCTCATGA